One genomic window of Undibacterium cyanobacteriorum includes the following:
- a CDS encoding cryptochrome/photolyase family protein, whose product MTKLFKRSLVWFRRDLRSYDHAALYHALKQSEQCYCCFIFDHSILLSLPSDDKRVQFIYQSIVELRQALREMGGELIVRYGDPLNEIPSLCQELEIDAVFTNKDYEPNAKLRDEVVKARLAREHRQFSSYKDQVIFEEDEVLSLSNKAFSVFTPYKNAWLKKLASETEGGPDFYFKPYPITRYQASLASFEDRELPSLNSMGFDELDEDDPSQLKLKGGMSAASDLIEDFQNRIDRYADTRDFPSIKGPSYLSVHLRFGTISIRYLVSLAVRQTRIAAQNLGASVWLSELVWRDFYFMILHHHPHVVERAFKPEYDTIQWEQGPAAEALFQAWCEARTGYPLVDAAMLQLNQTGYMHNRLRMVVASFLIKDLGIDWRWGERYFALKLNDFDLAANNGGWQWAASSGCDAQPYFRIFNPITQSEKFDSEGKFIRRYLPQLAQLNAKHIHAPWTAPPLALAAANLTLGRNYPLPIVQHDLARQKTLQRYSVVKKVSSE is encoded by the coding sequence ATGACAAAACTATTCAAAAGAAGTTTGGTATGGTTTCGCCGTGATCTTCGAAGTTACGATCACGCCGCGCTCTACCATGCGCTCAAGCAATCGGAACAATGCTATTGCTGCTTTATTTTCGATCACAGTATTTTGTTGAGTCTTCCATCTGACGACAAACGCGTCCAGTTCATTTACCAAAGTATTGTCGAGTTACGCCAAGCATTGCGTGAGATGGGCGGTGAACTGATTGTTCGCTATGGTGATCCACTCAATGAGATCCCTAGCCTTTGCCAAGAACTCGAAATTGATGCTGTTTTTACAAATAAAGACTACGAGCCCAATGCCAAACTGCGCGACGAAGTTGTGAAGGCACGCCTTGCACGAGAGCATCGTCAATTCTCAAGCTATAAGGACCAAGTGATCTTTGAGGAAGATGAAGTGCTAAGCCTCTCCAACAAAGCCTTCTCCGTATTCACCCCCTACAAGAATGCTTGGCTCAAGAAACTCGCTAGTGAAACGGAAGGCGGCCCAGACTTTTACTTTAAGCCCTATCCGATTACGCGGTACCAGGCCTCACTTGCATCGTTCGAGGACCGCGAACTACCGAGCCTCAACAGCATGGGATTTGATGAGCTCGATGAGGACGACCCGAGCCAGCTCAAACTCAAAGGTGGTATGAGCGCCGCCTCGGATCTCATTGAAGACTTCCAAAATCGCATCGATCGCTATGCTGACACGCGCGACTTTCCGTCGATCAAAGGACCTTCCTACTTATCGGTACACTTGCGCTTCGGCACCATCTCGATTCGCTATCTAGTCAGCCTTGCGGTACGGCAGACCCGCATCGCGGCCCAGAACCTCGGTGCCTCGGTATGGCTGTCAGAACTCGTGTGGCGTGATTTTTATTTCATGATCTTGCATCACCATCCCCATGTGGTCGAGCGTGCCTTTAAGCCCGAATACGACACGATTCAATGGGAGCAAGGTCCCGCAGCAGAAGCCTTGTTTCAAGCATGGTGCGAGGCACGCACCGGCTATCCCTTAGTCGATGCCGCCATGCTTCAACTGAATCAAACAGGTTATATGCACAACCGCCTTCGCATGGTGGTCGCGAGTTTTTTAATCAAAGATTTAGGCATTGATTGGCGCTGGGGTGAACGTTATTTTGCCCTCAAATTGAATGATTTTGATCTGGCCGCAAATAACGGTGGATGGCAATGGGCAGCCTCAAGTGGCTGTGATGCACAACCCTATTTCCGCATTTTCAATCCGATCACCCAATCGGAAAAATTCGATAGTGAAGGCAAGTTCATTCGCCGTTACTTGCCACAGCTGGCGCAGCTGAACGCGAAGCATATCCATGCACCTTGGACCGCTCCGCCTCTGGCACTGGCAGCAGCGAATCTCACACTTGGGAGAAATTATCCGCTGCCTATCGTTCAGCATGATCTTGCTCGGCAAAAGACTTTACAGCGCTATAGCGTCGTGAAGAAGGTAAGTTCTGAATGA
- a CDS encoding hybrid sensor histidine kinase/response regulator, producing the protein MTSGSSTSSEYGQEQFDIAPLSWVMTELKEALTSAGKLLNEALVQEADAQATSLLQAKTYLHQAHGALQIVEVEGVAIVTETVEELIERVQNSKLELSAAVVAKMTEAFYAVMRYLEDLLSGNPQQPVRLFPEYRALLELKGAERIHPADLFFPALSVQEKIPELALAAAPQEINYSAIRLRFEKLLLTVLTSKNADAQQDAAMQMGALIREIEQAQTTSQTKAFWLVMRAFAESSGQFDKRDERHVKQIWGRINLQIRRLVEGNTSVPERLLRDALFFIAQVKEPSAFVAQIRKAYQLDNHVPYDYDQKRYGLISPQTLASAKEQLSSVKNLWGRISNGDASVVDKFKQKVKDLVGTAENLHTPPLSKLLRELNGIAGHAVKAKDQERMGLELATCLLFVENSLEQITHLPANFSARADEICARLLSVVSGEVPEAQASWIGEISREAQQRQTMAALVGEMQLSLKQAEKALDEHFRDPSNTTILGPVDGVLAQIGGALAILDQDVALEAVNFTRGLVKDFSAGTDGKSQEELNSSFNKVAQNVGALSFFIETLQSQPELAKKRFNFDAATGIFETKMLEKAPEKELLPSVELERSEAVVHTAEHDLIAQQKESERLLASLVEAPQDSNLQAQLKDSLDSERSFAALLDDSEASARAKSAIELLNTADITQATDALGEIVSASSHVEAVVEIQAPQEIPESEAEIDAELLEIFLMEADEVLGAVRENIPLSRHEPSNQEYLIRLRRSFHTLKGSGRMVGLTVFGEGAWNIEQVMNLWLAESRSGTEALYQLLEYAAEEMNAWVEELKTRGNSSRNSDLIIAAAIRVKEGGGFSIDSPAVKVVDTPVQLSAITDEVEQVAADAGVGLPQEVLDEPALTLEIAPETFSESVLELPELDQSDSIQTDDESSANAGELPALELLDESLELKPADLEMEAGMPAEMVEVPVLEQNFDISLNDGEEILAHAVSDDDAELPMLAEVIGEIAGAGAVEETAVHVLEPVHETVEELAATLEQMVAEPVATEEEAAAQEGGVSSVVDQAVDQEVDQAIASVDAAFAADTTANEGTESLTPLHDETTIAMEAGEALDLLEPIEIAPVLSDANLSDEEAVEEAVAAMAEAEPINVAPVQTAKIIEFPDFSMPVAPESDNTKRIGDIEISLPLHTIYMAETDEIVRFLAQDFAEWRHEASRPVSRHAVHASHSLAGSSATVGLYAAQELAHNLENVLQRLERHPVQLEPAEFDLLDHVVDCVKLMLQKFALSEMAERVPHENHSLVQLLEAVIARSDVGNDEEFITSTNERIDDILEADESALNDAEDMVEESTAMLDVAEGNVEHSGDVSVVEESDTVTQAAELAAAEILAASNALSPELEAAILEATPIEEITVAEEDSLVSAVAPAIDALTADDVLPVADAVAISQEDVIEAEPIFAMPAPVAAAVPELDLSAEAPDRLTTGMELKVSDEIDHDLLPVFLEEGNDLLPMIGQLLRSWQQTPEDDAIPQSILRLMHTVKGSARMAGAMQLGQHTHDMETRIENLMHTGSAIRQPLLEDLVGRHDYSMYLFERLQNPDLQVVAAPTEPQELTVEQEINQFQEEAHAAAMAEAEARLKAAEAELAKLAATDEVMAPPVVEVEAAPQTEAAIQAPTQSTIPAAQEEKKLVEVKSLVPSFTPSTAARQVAPQVATVNPAAVPLVRVRADILDRLVNQAGEVSISRSKLENEVDTLKASLSELTENVSRLRDQLREVEIQAETQISSRMAFSGDREFDPLEFDRFTRLQELTRMMAESVNDVASVQSSLNRTIEGATTDLNAQARLTRELQQDLMRVRMVQFSSVSERLYRIARQTAKEMDKRVNLDIRGTSVEIDRSVLEKMVGPFEHMLRNAIVHGIEGRQDRVNRGKSEVGELLIEIRQEGNEVVIHFTDDGQGLNINRIREKAKTVGLLTDESQVSESEVVNLIFEPGFSTAAEVTELAGRGVGMDVVRSEAASLGGRVSVSSVEGKGAHFTIHLPLTLAVTQVVILNAGGKTFAVPSVLVEQVQQLKSAALATAYNDGAIMWQGARVPLHYLPSMLGERDATPDTQQYTPILIMKSDQERVAIHVDQIIGNREVVVKNVGPQLARMIGIAGATVLGSGDIVLILNPVPLAQKMEQERAKLPEVSVDANNNSGSTEMGAVAELLPSFATPSSVEPVQGLRTHHIVMVVDDSLTVRRVTQRLLVREGYQVVLAKDGIDALEQLQSITPDVMLVDIEMPRMDGFDLTRNVRSDSRTTHIPIIMITSRTADKHRNYAMELGVNEYFGKPYREDDLLAAISGFINKEATVES; encoded by the coding sequence ATGACATCAGGTTCTTCTACGTCGTCAGAATACGGCCAAGAGCAATTCGACATTGCTCCTTTGTCGTGGGTGATGACCGAATTAAAAGAAGCACTAACGAGTGCTGGTAAGTTGCTCAATGAGGCATTGGTTCAAGAAGCCGATGCGCAGGCAACGTCGTTATTGCAAGCAAAAACATATTTGCACCAAGCTCACGGTGCGTTACAAATCGTTGAAGTCGAAGGTGTGGCGATCGTCACCGAAACGGTCGAAGAGTTGATCGAGCGCGTTCAAAATTCCAAACTCGAATTAAGCGCAGCTGTCGTGGCGAAAATGACAGAAGCATTTTATGCTGTCATGCGATATTTGGAGGATTTGTTATCGGGTAATCCGCAACAGCCTGTGCGTTTGTTCCCAGAGTACCGTGCTTTGCTGGAATTAAAAGGTGCAGAACGTATTCATCCGGCGGATTTATTTTTTCCAGCGCTTTCTGTTCAAGAAAAAATTCCTGAGCTAGCCTTGGCGGCCGCCCCGCAGGAAATTAATTACAGCGCGATTCGCTTACGTTTCGAAAAGCTTTTGTTGACTGTATTGACTAGCAAGAATGCTGACGCCCAGCAAGATGCAGCAATGCAGATGGGCGCCTTAATTCGTGAAATTGAACAAGCACAGACAACATCACAAACCAAAGCATTTTGGTTGGTGATGAGAGCGTTCGCCGAATCAAGCGGACAATTCGATAAGCGTGATGAACGTCATGTAAAACAAATTTGGGGGCGAATTAACCTACAAATTCGTCGTCTGGTCGAAGGGAATACAAGTGTCCCTGAGCGTTTGTTGCGTGATGCATTGTTCTTTATCGCACAAGTTAAAGAGCCGAGTGCTTTCGTCGCTCAAATTCGCAAGGCATACCAGCTCGACAATCACGTGCCATATGATTACGATCAAAAACGTTATGGTTTAATTTCGCCGCAGACACTTGCTTCCGCAAAAGAGCAATTGTCGAGTGTAAAAAATCTTTGGGGACGCATTTCCAATGGCGACGCCTCAGTCGTCGATAAGTTCAAACAGAAAGTTAAGGATCTGGTCGGGACTGCAGAAAATCTTCACACGCCACCGTTGTCGAAGTTATTGCGTGAGTTGAACGGGATCGCAGGACATGCAGTGAAGGCAAAAGACCAAGAGCGCATGGGCTTGGAACTTGCGACGTGCTTACTTTTCGTCGAGAACTCGCTGGAGCAAATTACTCATCTGCCTGCCAATTTCTCAGCACGTGCGGATGAAATCTGTGCACGATTGTTATCTGTTGTGAGTGGTGAGGTGCCAGAGGCGCAAGCATCTTGGATCGGTGAAATTTCGCGCGAGGCTCAACAACGTCAAACCATGGCGGCGTTGGTTGGTGAAATGCAACTGAGCCTCAAGCAAGCAGAAAAGGCACTCGACGAACATTTTCGCGATCCTTCAAATACAACAATTCTCGGCCCTGTCGATGGTGTGCTCGCTCAAATTGGTGGAGCACTAGCGATCTTGGACCAAGATGTCGCGCTCGAGGCGGTTAATTTTACGCGTGGTCTGGTCAAGGACTTTAGTGCAGGAACGGATGGTAAATCGCAAGAGGAACTTAACTCTTCGTTTAACAAGGTTGCACAAAACGTTGGTGCTTTGTCGTTCTTTATCGAAACATTGCAAAGCCAGCCTGAATTGGCCAAGAAACGTTTCAACTTTGATGCCGCAACTGGCATTTTTGAAACAAAGATGCTCGAGAAGGCGCCTGAAAAAGAGCTGTTGCCCAGCGTTGAATTAGAACGTAGTGAAGCCGTGGTGCATACCGCTGAGCATGATCTCATCGCGCAGCAGAAGGAATCAGAACGTTTGCTGGCCTCTTTGGTGGAAGCGCCCCAAGATTCCAATTTACAAGCCCAGTTGAAAGACTCATTAGACAGTGAACGTTCTTTTGCGGCTTTGCTCGATGATAGCGAGGCGAGTGCACGCGCTAAATCAGCAATCGAACTTTTGAATACTGCCGACATTACACAAGCGACTGATGCACTCGGTGAAATTGTGAGTGCAAGTTCGCATGTTGAAGCAGTCGTGGAGATCCAAGCACCTCAAGAAATTCCAGAGTCCGAAGCAGAGATCGATGCAGAATTGCTTGAAATCTTTTTGATGGAAGCAGACGAGGTTTTGGGCGCTGTTCGTGAAAATATTCCATTGTCGCGTCATGAACCTTCCAATCAAGAGTATTTGATTCGCCTTCGTCGTTCCTTCCACACCCTCAAAGGTAGTGGTCGTATGGTTGGTTTGACGGTGTTCGGTGAAGGCGCTTGGAATATCGAACAAGTCATGAATCTGTGGTTGGCCGAATCTCGCTCTGGCACGGAAGCCTTGTATCAGTTGCTTGAATACGCGGCTGAGGAAATGAATGCGTGGGTCGAGGAACTGAAAACGCGTGGAAATTCATCACGCAACTCCGATCTCATCATTGCGGCGGCAATTCGTGTGAAAGAGGGTGGTGGTTTCAGTATTGATAGCCCAGCAGTCAAGGTTGTTGACACTCCGGTTCAGCTTTCGGCAATAACCGATGAGGTAGAGCAAGTAGCAGCCGATGCGGGTGTTGGACTTCCTCAAGAAGTACTTGATGAGCCAGCGCTGACATTAGAAATTGCGCCCGAAACCTTCAGTGAGTCAGTTCTTGAATTGCCAGAATTGGATCAATCTGATTCGATCCAAACTGACGATGAGTCCAGCGCAAATGCTGGCGAGTTGCCTGCTCTTGAATTGCTCGACGAGTCTCTTGAACTCAAACCGGCAGATCTTGAGATGGAAGCCGGCATGCCAGCCGAAATGGTAGAAGTACCGGTTCTGGAGCAGAATTTTGATATCAGCCTGAATGATGGCGAGGAAATTCTGGCTCATGCGGTTAGTGACGATGACGCAGAATTACCGATGTTGGCTGAGGTGATAGGTGAAATCGCCGGGGCAGGTGCGGTCGAAGAGACTGCAGTCCATGTCTTAGAGCCTGTACATGAAACTGTTGAAGAATTGGCTGCTACTTTAGAGCAGATGGTAGCGGAACCAGTTGCAACAGAAGAAGAAGCTGCGGCACAAGAAGGTGGTGTGAGTTCAGTGGTCGATCAAGCAGTCGATCAAGAAGTTGATCAAGCTATCGCGTCAGTCGATGCAGCATTTGCAGCAGATACCACTGCAAATGAGGGGACTGAATCGCTCACTCCATTGCATGATGAAACGACGATTGCAATGGAGGCTGGAGAAGCGCTTGATCTGCTCGAACCAATTGAGATCGCTCCAGTGCTAAGTGATGCGAACTTGAGTGATGAGGAAGCAGTTGAGGAAGCTGTTGCAGCAATGGCAGAAGCAGAGCCAATTAACGTTGCGCCAGTTCAAACAGCGAAAATCATTGAGTTCCCTGACTTCTCAATGCCAGTCGCACCGGAGTCTGATAACACAAAACGTATTGGCGACATTGAAATTAGTTTGCCATTACATACGATCTACATGGCGGAAACTGATGAGATCGTTCGTTTCTTAGCTCAGGATTTTGCAGAATGGCGTCACGAAGCAAGTCGTCCAGTATCTCGCCATGCTGTACATGCATCACATTCCTTGGCGGGCAGTTCTGCTACAGTTGGTTTGTATGCGGCTCAGGAATTAGCACATAACCTGGAAAACGTATTGCAGCGCCTCGAACGTCATCCGGTGCAATTGGAACCTGCGGAGTTCGATCTGCTTGATCACGTGGTTGATTGCGTGAAACTCATGTTGCAGAAGTTCGCTTTGTCAGAAATGGCCGAGCGTGTACCGCATGAAAATCATAGCTTAGTGCAATTACTCGAGGCCGTCATCGCGCGATCTGATGTCGGTAATGACGAAGAGTTTATTACCTCTACCAATGAACGTATTGACGATATCCTCGAAGCAGATGAGTCTGCATTAAATGATGCGGAAGACATGGTCGAGGAATCGACTGCAATGCTTGATGTTGCCGAAGGCAATGTCGAACATTCAGGCGATGTCAGCGTGGTTGAAGAGTCCGACACGGTAACACAGGCAGCCGAGCTTGCTGCAGCGGAAATTTTGGCAGCATCGAATGCTCTGAGTCCTGAGCTCGAAGCAGCCATACTTGAAGCAACACCAATCGAAGAAATAACAGTAGCCGAAGAGGACTCTTTGGTAAGCGCAGTTGCGCCTGCGATCGATGCTTTGACTGCAGATGATGTGCTGCCGGTAGCAGATGCGGTTGCAATATCCCAAGAAGATGTCATTGAAGCCGAGCCAATTTTTGCAATGCCAGCTCCTGTAGCAGCGGCGGTTCCAGAACTTGATCTCAGTGCCGAAGCGCCAGATCGTTTAACGACTGGTATGGAGTTGAAAGTCAGTGATGAGATCGATCACGATTTATTGCCGGTATTCTTGGAAGAAGGTAACGACTTGTTGCCGATGATCGGTCAATTGTTACGTTCGTGGCAGCAAACCCCTGAAGACGATGCTATCCCGCAATCGATCTTGCGCTTGATGCATACGGTCAAGGGTAGTGCTCGTATGGCTGGTGCGATGCAGTTGGGTCAACATACGCATGATATGGAGACTCGCATCGAAAACTTGATGCATACAGGTAGTGCGATTCGCCAGCCTTTGTTGGAAGATCTGGTGGGACGTCATGACTATTCGATGTACCTTTTCGAGCGTCTGCAGAATCCAGACTTACAAGTGGTCGCGGCGCCAACCGAGCCACAAGAATTGACGGTTGAACAAGAGATTAATCAGTTCCAAGAAGAAGCGCATGCTGCAGCGATGGCCGAAGCCGAAGCTCGTCTCAAAGCTGCTGAAGCGGAATTGGCGAAATTAGCGGCGACGGATGAAGTCATGGCTCCGCCAGTCGTAGAAGTAGAGGCGGCTCCGCAAACAGAAGCTGCAATTCAAGCTCCAACACAGTCGACGATCCCAGCGGCACAGGAAGAGAAGAAATTAGTCGAAGTGAAGTCGCTCGTGCCAAGCTTCACACCATCGACAGCGGCTCGTCAAGTTGCACCACAAGTGGCGACAGTCAATCCAGCTGCAGTACCGCTGGTGCGTGTCCGTGCTGATATTCTCGATCGTTTGGTCAACCAGGCCGGTGAAGTTTCGATCTCGCGTTCGAAGTTGGAAAATGAAGTTGATACTCTCAAAGCATCGTTGTCCGAGCTGACCGAAAACGTCAGCCGTTTGCGCGATCAGTTGCGCGAAGTTGAGATTCAAGCGGAAACCCAGATTTCCTCACGTATGGCTTTCTCCGGCGATCGTGAATTTGACCCGCTCGAGTTCGACCGCTTTACACGCTTGCAAGAGTTGACACGTATGATGGCCGAAAGTGTTAATGACGTCGCTTCGGTGCAATCGTCATTGAACCGTACTATCGAGGGTGCAACCACCGACTTGAATGCGCAAGCACGTTTGACACGTGAACTGCAACAAGATTTGATGCGTGTTCGTATGGTTCAGTTCTCCAGCGTCTCCGAGCGTTTGTATCGTATCGCTCGCCAGACTGCGAAAGAAATGGACAAACGTGTTAACTTGGATATTCGTGGTACTTCCGTTGAGATCGACCGCTCTGTTTTGGAAAAAATGGTCGGCCCATTCGAACACATGCTGCGTAATGCGATTGTGCATGGTATCGAAGGCCGCCAAGATCGCGTCAATCGCGGTAAGAGCGAAGTCGGTGAGTTGCTGATCGAGATCCGTCAAGAAGGTAATGAGGTTGTGATTCACTTTACCGACGATGGTCAAGGTTTGAACATCAACCGGATTCGTGAAAAAGCGAAGACAGTGGGTTTGTTGACTGATGAATCGCAAGTCAGCGAATCAGAAGTCGTGAATTTGATTTTTGAACCTGGCTTCTCCACCGCGGCTGAAGTCACAGAATTGGCTGGTCGCGGCGTGGGTATGGACGTGGTTCGTTCAGAAGCAGCGTCCTTGGGCGGTCGTGTCTCAGTGAGTTCAGTCGAAGGTAAGGGCGCCCACTTCACAATTCACTTACCGTTGACTTTGGCGGTGACACAGGTCGTGATTTTGAATGCCGGCGGTAAGACATTTGCAGTGCCTTCCGTTTTGGTTGAGCAAGTTCAGCAGTTGAAGTCTGCTGCATTGGCAACAGCCTATAACGATGGCGCGATTATGTGGCAAGGTGCGCGAGTACCATTGCATTATTTGCCAAGTATGTTGGGTGAACGTGATGCAACGCCTGATACTCAGCAATACACACCGATCTTGATTATGAAGAGCGATCAAGAACGCGTCGCGATTCACGTCGACCAAATTATTGGTAATCGCGAGGTCGTTGTTAAGAACGTTGGTCCGCAGTTGGCGCGTATGATCGGTATTGCGGGCGCGACGGTTCTCGGTTCTGGCGATATCGTTTTGATCTTGAACCCTGTGCCTTTGGCGCAGAAAATGGAACAAGAACGCGCCAAATTGCCTGAAGTCAGTGTTGATGCGAATAACAATTCTGGCTCGACCGAAATGGGTGCTGTTGCAGAATTGTTGCCTAGTTTTGCCACACCAAGCTCAGTCGAACCTGTTCAAGGCTTGCGTACACATCACATCGTGATGGTGGTTGACGATTCCTTGACGGTGCGGCGTGTTACGCAACGTTTGCTGGTCCGCGAGGGCTATCAGGTGGTGTTGGCGAAAGACGGTATCGATGCCTTGGAACAATTGCAGTCGATTACCCCAGACGTGATGTTGGTGGATATTGAAATGCCGCGTATGGATGGTTTCGATTTGACCCGTAACGTTCGTAGCGATTCACGTACGACCCATATTCCTATCATCATGATTACCTCACGTACGGCGGATAAACACCGCAACTACGCGATGGAATTAGGTGTGAATGAATATTTCGGTAAGCCATACCGAGAAGATGATTTGTTAGCGGCAATCAGTGGCTTCATCAACAAAGAAGCAACTGTGGAAAGCTGA
- a CDS encoding methyl-accepting chemotaxis protein, whose translation MALNNQTQSTEDQEVQDLDFANKPSEVAMEPVADAAIPSELAIEEAQNVRMVSEQEASSLSDLEKPSEEIPLEDSTINRVDATLIGDAIEKGRDIRLPLIGHLSLQRQIRYLLIAMGTTLLLSAVFVWLNAKQSELISTQAQISGEILMHSQRIGKAAPNAIYGKPIAFAQLSDSQKVINSNLDVLINGGQYNGRSVSKASSSLLPVLEKTKKAWDNSNKAATTILKTQKELNAFREDLESMNVLSTPLASLSDEIQSQKVQGGASPQAIFAAGQLVMLTQRLARSAAEFMATDTINADKAFLLGKDANTYYDLVEGFLNGSEVLKLQATKEPATRAKITELQKVFTDYKKNVDNILVKLDSFTGAKGAEQIIFNENEDLKQKISALEKTYVQQQDSFNISFWLLMLSAALALVSAAGIAVVLLQDSRNRTKEANQRRIEADMQMQLAQKQEEQANAINEQNQAAILRLMNELQEVADGDLTVQATVSEDITGAIADSVNYTVEELRGLVGRVTTTAVQVTNASAQAQSISDELLEASHQQAREIVDAGKAITTMANDITEVSRSANESAEVARQSVAAAEQGALAVENTIKGMNEIREQIQETSKRIKRLGESSQEIGEITELISDITEQTNVLALNAAIQAASAGEAGRGFSVVAEEVQRLAERSAEATKQIGALVRTIQTDTHDAVAAMEKSTQGVVEGAKLSDAAGTALSEIRSVSNRLAELIQGISLSTEQQATSANGVAQNIEHILTITEKTQNGTQQTSMSIKDLAKLAEELKNSVSRFRVTA comes from the coding sequence ATGGCATTGAATAATCAAACACAGTCGACAGAGGATCAAGAAGTTCAGGATCTGGACTTTGCGAACAAACCTTCGGAAGTTGCGATGGAGCCTGTTGCGGATGCCGCTATCCCATCTGAATTGGCCATCGAAGAAGCGCAAAATGTGCGTATGGTCTCCGAACAAGAGGCGAGTTCACTCAGTGACCTCGAGAAGCCGAGTGAGGAAATTCCTTTAGAAGACAGCACGATCAATCGTGTGGATGCGACCTTAATCGGTGATGCGATTGAAAAAGGACGCGATATTCGTTTGCCGTTGATCGGACATCTGTCCCTGCAACGTCAGATTCGTTATTTACTGATCGCGATGGGTACCACCTTGTTACTGAGCGCGGTGTTCGTTTGGTTGAACGCGAAACAGTCTGAATTGATTTCCACTCAAGCGCAGATTTCGGGTGAGATTCTGATGCACTCACAACGTATTGGTAAAGCAGCGCCGAATGCTATTTACGGTAAGCCGATCGCGTTCGCACAGTTGTCAGATAGTCAGAAAGTGATTAATTCAAACTTGGACGTTCTGATCAATGGTGGTCAGTACAACGGTCGTTCCGTATCCAAAGCAAGTTCTTCCTTGTTGCCCGTTTTGGAAAAAACAAAAAAAGCATGGGATAACTCAAATAAAGCTGCGACCACGATTCTGAAAACACAAAAGGAGTTGAATGCTTTCCGTGAAGACTTGGAGAGTATGAACGTACTGTCTACACCTTTGGCTTCTTTGTCAGACGAAATTCAATCCCAAAAGGTTCAGGGTGGTGCTTCACCGCAAGCGATTTTCGCGGCGGGACAGCTGGTGATGTTGACGCAGCGCTTGGCTCGAAGCGCGGCGGAATTTATGGCAACCGACACAATTAATGCAGATAAGGCGTTCTTGCTCGGTAAAGATGCGAATACCTACTACGATTTGGTCGAAGGTTTCTTGAACGGTAGTGAGGTTCTCAAATTACAAGCAACTAAAGAACCAGCAACGCGCGCGAAAATCACCGAACTGCAAAAAGTATTTACGGACTATAAGAAGAACGTTGATAACATTCTTGTCAAACTCGACTCGTTCACTGGCGCGAAAGGCGCGGAACAAATTATCTTTAATGAAAACGAAGATCTGAAGCAAAAAATTTCCGCTCTGGAAAAAACCTATGTACAACAGCAAGACTCGTTCAATATTTCTTTCTGGTTGTTGATGTTGTCCGCAGCCTTAGCGCTGGTTTCTGCAGCTGGTATTGCGGTCGTTCTCTTGCAAGACAGTCGTAACCGTACTAAAGAAGCGAACCAACGTCGTATCGAGGCCGACATGCAAATGCAATTGGCGCAGAAACAAGAAGAGCAAGCGAACGCTATTAACGAACAGAACCAAGCTGCGATTTTGCGTTTGATGAACGAATTGCAGGAAGTTGCGGACGGTGACTTGACTGTGCAAGCGACGGTTTCTGAAGATATTACTGGTGCGATCGCCGACTCCGTTAATTACACGGTGGAAGAGTTGCGTGGTCTGGTAGGTCGTGTTACGACGACTGCGGTTCAGGTTACGAATGCGTCAGCACAAGCGCAAAGTATTTCTGATGAATTGTTGGAAGCGTCTCATCAACAAGCACGTGAGATCGTTGATGCGGGTAAAGCGATTACCACGATGGCAAACGACATTACAGAAGTTTCTCGCTCTGCGAATGAATCTGCAGAGGTTGCGCGTCAGTCGGTTGCTGCTGCGGAACAAGGAGCCTTGGCGGTAGAGAACACGATCAAGGGCATGAACGAGATTCGTGAACAGATCCAAGAAACTTCTAAGCGTATTAAACGTCTCGGTGAATCTTCACAAGAGATTGGTGAGATCACAGAATTGATTTCTGACATTACCGAACAGACCAACGTTTTGGCGTTGAATGCAGCGATTCAAGCGGCATCTGCGGGTGAAGCGGGGCGAGGCTTCTCAGTTGTTGCGGAAGAGGTTCAGCGTCTTGCGGAACGTTCAGCTGAAGCGACGAAGCAGATTGGTGCTTTGGTTCGTACGATTCAAACGGATACGCACGATGCGGTTGCCGCGATGGAAAAATCAACACAGGGGGTTGTGGAAGGAGCCAAACTCTCCGACGCTGCGGGTACTGCGTTGTCTGAAATTCGTAGCGTTTCAAACCGTCTTGCGGAACTGATTCAAGGTATTTCCCTCTCGACCGAACAGCAAGCGACATCTGCGAACGGCGTTGCTCAAAATATCGAACACATTTTGACGATTACCGAAAAAACTCAGAACGGTACGCAACAAACTTCTATGTCCATTAAAGACTTGGCGAAATTAGCGGAAGAATTGAAAAACTCCGTATCTCGTTTCCGGGTTACTGCCTGA